One part of the Phoenix dactylifera cultivar Barhee BC4 chromosome 4, palm_55x_up_171113_PBpolish2nd_filt_p, whole genome shotgun sequence genome encodes these proteins:
- the LOC103716872 gene encoding jasmonoyl--L-amino acid synthetase GH3.5-like: MTVVGVESVIEEFETLTKDAGRVQRETLQKILEQNGEAEYLQKFALGGRTDPESFKACVPLITHKDLEPYIQRIFDGDTSPVLTGNPLIAITLSSGTTQGKRKFLPFSEELLESTVQIYRTSFAFRNREYPIGNGKALQFIYSSMQMKTNGGLIAAAGSTNIYRSEHFKRTLKDIQSQCCSPDEVIFCPHFDQSLYCHLLCGLLYSDEVQHVNAQFAHSLVNAFRTFELVWEDLCNDIRHGVLSSRITVPSARAAVSKLLFPNPTLADSIYEKCKGLSNWYGVIPELFPNAKYVYGIMTGAMEPYLRKLRHYAGSLPLVCADYGASEGWIGANVNPGLPPELATFAVLPNIAFFEFIPLGKPEGQELENGASIDYIESEPVGLTEVEVGREYEVVVTSFAGLCRYRLGDIVKVAGFHNSTPELRYICRRNVVLSINIDKNTEKDVMVAAEEAAKLLAAEKLELVDFTSHVDRSTDPGHYVIFWELSSDAGEEVLSSCCNCLDLAFVDVGYVCSRKVGGIGPLELRVVRKGTFQKILEHFLSLGTSMGQFKTPRLVGPSRGRVLEILCHNVIESYFSTAYGC, from the exons ATGACAGTTGTCGGCGTCGAGAGCGTAATAGAGGAGTTCGAGACACTGACGAAGGATGCCGGCCGAGTCCAGAGAGAGACCCTGCAAAAGATTCTCGAACAAAATGGCGAGGCAGAGTACTTGCAGAAATTCGCTCTTGGAGGAAGAACCGACCCCGAGAGTTTTAAGGCTTGCGTTCCCTTGATCACTCATAAAGATTTGGAGCCTTACATTCAGAGGATTTTCGATGGAGATACTTCACCCGTTCTCACTGGGAATCCTTTAATAGCGATCACACTCAG TTCTGGTACCACTCAAGGAAAGCGCAAGTTTTTACCATTCAGCGAAGAGCTGCTTGAGTCGACGGTGCAGATATACAGGACTTCATTTGCTTTTAGAAACCG AGAATACCCAATTGGGAACGGAAAAGCTTTACAATTCATCTACAGCAGCATGCAGATGAAAACAAATGGAGGGCTCATCGCTGCAGCAGGCTCCACAAATATTTACCGAAGCGAACACTTCAAACGCACATTGAAGGACATCCAGTCTCAGTGCTGCAGCCCTGATGAAGTTATATTCTGTCCCCACTTCGACCAGTCTTTGTATTGCCACCTTCTATGTGGGCTACTTTACTCAGATGAAGTGCAGCACGTAAATGCGCAATTTGCCCACAGCTTGGTCAATGCATTTCGAACGTTCGAGCTGGTTTGGGAAGATCTCTGCAATGATATCAGGCATGGAGTTCTCTCCAGCAGAATTACCGTCCCATCTGCCCGTGCAGCTGTTTCCAAACTTCTGTTTCCAAATCCCACACTGGCTGATTCCATATATGAAAAATGCAAGGGTTTAAGTAACTGGTATGGTGTGATCCCAGAACTTTTTCCCAATGCCAAGTATGTCTATGGCATTATGACAGGAGCGATGGAACCATACTTGAGAAAGCTAAGACATTATGCAGGAAGCTTGCCCCTGGTATGTGCTGATTATGGGGCTTCGGAGGGATGGATTGGTGCAAATGTAAACCCTGGGCTGCCTCCTGAGTTGGCAACGTTTGCGGTGCTTCCCAACATCGCGTTCTTTGAATTTATTCCTCTGGGAAAGCCCGAGGGGCAGGAGTTGGAGAATGGTGCCTCCATTGACTACATAGAATCAGAGCCAGTTGGTCTTACAGAAGTTGAGGTTGGCAGAGAGTATGAAGTTGTCGTCACCAGTTTTGCAG GTCTATGTCGCTATAGGCTGGGGGACATCGTAAAGGTGGCAGGATTCCATAACTCCACGCCTGAGCTGAGATATATATGCCGGAGAAACGTAGTCCTATCCATCAACATCGACAAGAACACAGAGAAAGACGTGATGGTGgccgccgaggaggcagccaaGCTCTTAGCGGCGGAGAAGCTCGAGCTCGTGGATTTTACGAGCCACGTCGATCGTTCGACAGACCCTGGCCACTATGTGATCTTCTGGGAGCTGAGTTCGGATGCCGGCGAGGAGGTTCTGAGCAGCTGCTGCAATTGCTTGGACCTGGCTTTTGTGGATGTAGGCTATGTCTGCTCGAGGAAGGTGGGCGGAATCGGACCGCTTGAGCTCCGT